The genomic window CTGGTGTATCATGAAGTTTGAGAGATTGTCACAAGATTTCTGTATATAGCTTGCCAAGAAAGGTTTGAGCAAAGTTGTAATATGGGATGATACTCTTACTTAGATTCATCTTGTTTTCTTGAACTTAAATTTCTTGCCAGTACTTGttctttggcaatttttttttaaggggtacGTTAGAATGTACCACCCTTTACTAATATCTTTTGAGTGTTTAGGCCTATCTGCCTCAAAGTGATTGCCCATCACTGTCTTCTGAAATCAGTTTTCCATGACTTACCAGTATTAGGTTGTTCAGCAACACGTAATTATCTAAGCTGCTTGTTGTTAGTGGAGATATTTTCACTAGTCCTTTCTGAATGAGATAGTTAGCTAAGGAAGCATGGACAGTCTCTTGTTTTTATCACCTTAGATGGTAAGCTGACAGCAGCACCATATCTTGTATTTCATACAGTTGTAAATACTCATCTCAAAAGCAGAAGTGCTGTTTGTGGACACCGAAAGGATTTCAGCTCACCTTGTACAGTGGATGCCTGCTAGCTCATGAAAATCTGAGTCATTGGAGACTTCTTGTGGAACTCCGGTAGCAGAACAAAGGTGTACTTTCATGAGCTAGAAGAGCAATAAATGGGATGTTTGTTACTTTTCTCCCTAGTTACAATGTGATTTAGATGGAAAGTACAGCTTGGAAGTAGTGTGTTTGATAGCTTTGATCTAAGGAAACTAGAATGTTAAATGTTGAGgggaaaatgctttattttcccttctcattTTTGATAGTACGTATTCAGTATCAAAACCCACATTTGTTCACCTGGTAAACGCAAGGTGGCATTGAGTGGAACATGACCATTTTACTGCTCTTGCCATTGATACTGAAAAGTTGCTAATACTGAGCCTGTGCGTATATGTATGTGGAAAGATATGATACAATATTTAAAACCACTAATACTGCATTTATTAATACAGTTAAATGTTGTAGAAGACTAGGTGCTAGGGTTGCAATTTGGCTTAAGGTTTTAACATTTGGTTGACATTTAAAGGCAAATCACATATTTAATAACTTGAGTTTCAATGATAACACTTCAGTACTGTTACGACAGTGATAGAAACAGATAAAAAAGCCAGAGtcaagctggggttttttattgtgtttttctttgtgtgaggtggtttttgttgttgttgttttttaattgggCAAGAGTGGTTTTGGTATGCTTTAAATAGAATCTGACCTCCTAAATGTTAGTACTCCTAAatatcttttcagttttaaatattgttatatctttttttaatagatacttAATGATACACTCAAAATAACCTTGAAGTGGCATGTTACtgtttttgtatttgttcttcaaCTGTAACTTTTGTATTAACTTCTTTTTAATGGAATTGATGGTATGGCAGCGTATCGTACTACCAATACTGCTTAATTGTATTAAATTAAGGAGAACAGTGGATTGTCAGATTGGATGTTTACTGATAATTTTAGTCAGGTAGAAAAAGTTTAGTTCTGTAGCTCAGTAGCACTGATTACAAGCATATCCTTTAACAAAGCAAAGTGAGCCTGATAATTCAGAAACGTAATGGAGAACAAATGTATGTGCAGAACTTTTAAATGTGCTAGGAATTAAAAACTTACCAGCTCTAATCTGTTACCAGAGATCAAGGTATAATATAGGAaacttggttggtttggtttttttccacttagaAGTACTACAGTCAAAGTATTAAATAGTTTGAAAGTTCTTGCACCAAGGTTATTTACattatattttcattgtttttaatggTCATGACAGTTGTGATCTAGTCAGGGACAGGGAGGCAGCTCATCAGTAAACTAGATATCTTGGAAGATCAAGGTAAAAAGGACTTGGAAAGATAAATTCAGACAGAGTTAATGGCTTGAGCGAAtgttaaagaagaaatttttcaaaGTAGTGAAAGTCTGCAGCAGCTGGCAGTTGACAATTCTGAACCACTAGGAAATGAGCTACTATGCTATAAGTGATGTATTTGTGGTTTCCTCTACTTAAAAAATTTACTCAAAAACATAATATTGAAATGAGATAACTTACAGCAGAGTGAAGTATGTCTGTTTTTCACTGAGTAGTAACCTAGATGTTGTAGTTACTTAAATTTAATTATGAAATAAATGGCTAACTTGTTTACTCTGTAGTTCAAAGAATGTACAACTTCTGAGTGTTATAAATACACTCTTTTCCTTAGCAACCTATGTTTGTTATTGTTCAATAAAGTAATTAATTTAGAATCTAAAAAGATaccacaccctccccccccccccccccagtccccagatCTAAATCTTGTTTGCTGTTCATCCATAGGGTGGATATAAATAACGATAAAAAGATAGGTGCGAAAGAGATGCAGCGCTGGATCATGGAAAAGACAGATGAACATTTCCAGGAAGCTGTGGAAGAGAATAAAATGCACTTCCGAGCTGTGGACCCTGATGGCGATGGTAAGATGAATGATTCCTCCATCTCCTGGTGACATCTTAAGTCAGTTGCTAGTAGCCAAACCTACTGGCTGCTCTTCAGATGTGCTGCAACAAAATCCAAGTTCCTCTGGACTGCATGTAATCACAACAGTTTTGATCCATACAGAAGATAATAGAGCAAAGAAGTAATGTGCTTCAGTCAGCATTGTAGTTCTGTGTTGACTGCTCTGTTATTTCACTTGCAGTCATAGGAAATTGTAATAAGTTAAGTGGCTCTGTTGGGGATGGGCTGAGGATGGTGACATAAATAGGTTATTTTCACAAGGCCTGTCTGGTCTAAAGAAACATTAAAGTGAATCAGGTGATAGTTTTCACGTTGCCTTTCATAAAGCTTAGTGTGATGGTTATAGTGCTGAACCAAAAGATTTTAGCACATACTGTTTCAAGTAATGAGAGCAAAAATTTGTCACTTAAGCACACTATGTCATGTCTGAGATGTGGCTTTTTCTTACAGGTCATGTGTCCTGGgatgaatataaaattaaatttttggcAAGTAAGGGCTTTAATGAAAAAGAGATTGCAGAGAAGATCAGAAACAATGAAGAGTTGAAAATAGATGAAGAAAGTAAGTGCAGACTGTTGGTGTGTTGGTGGTTTTTCTTTTACTTCCCTAAAACCTGAATGTCAAAACTGTTCTTAATAGAAGATGAATGTATTAGTTGTTCTGCTTCTACACAAATGTAGAATGTGTGAGTCATGACAGAAATACGAGGTTTCTTTCCAACTCAAGTCTGCATTCCCAACACTCTTGATGTAAATATTTAACACTGAAAAATCTTGGTTGCGTATTTGTTACTGCCTATTTGAATAGTTTTCAATTACTTGTGCTTCACAGTCAGCAAAAATTTCAGACCTGTGTTGTCTGTGTACCATTGTATTTGTAATGCGGGAACTGGGTCCCCTGTTGCTTCAAATGAAAGGGCGCTGCTGTACACGATTCCTGTTCTAAAATTGAGGAGGGGTGTATGTGTTACCCAACAGTGTTGTGTTTAAATAGGCACTGCAAAGCATACTAGAAGTTAATGGCAGAAGGTTGCCTAACAATTGTTTCATGTTTCATCTAAGTTCTCTATAGAGATTGATTGATTCTTCAGGTTAGTGAGATTGATAATTTCTTCCTTACTACTTTTGAAACTTTCATTTGAATCTGGCTTGGTGTAAATGTGGCAACTCTTAACAGAGTTAtcaccctgctccccccccatCTAAAAGTGTTTAAATTTACTGTTAAGTAAAACATGAAGCCTTAGCCTTTCCTTGCAGGAATTAGTCATTTAAAAGTGGGTTATGTTATATTTTCCATTTATCAAAAAGCAACTAAAATGCAAATGGGCCTTTGAATTTTATGGCAGGGAAAACACCTGTGCAGCGTGTTCTATGGCAGTGTGGTTAACTGCAGTTTACAGGAATGCTCATCAGATAATAGATTTGCTGAATAAGGGAAGTGTGTACATAATCATTTTTCTACCAAGGTAAAAAGCCTTGTTTGGGAAAATCAATTTAGTTATCTACCGCTTCCTGAGAATGACAGGCAAAACTTATTTTCATACTCTAGTACAGTGTAAAAGTACTCTTTTTCAGTCTGTATAATAAAAAAGTAACTGAATGTGTGGATCTTAAGGCATGTTCTTAGTCTTGCGCAGAAGCATGCTACAGTTTAGATGCCAGGGCAGAACTAGGGACACAGCTTTATTTAACTTATGCAGATAACAACAGTTTCAACTGATGAGTGACAGTTGAGTTTCATGTGAGACTGAGTAAGAAAGGTAGGCAAAGGGAAATTGACTTGTGACTTCTAACATTTGGGATTGGCTATACTGGAAAACTATAAGCAAGTGACTTGATTATTCTGTGCTTACTTGTGTCCTTGATATAATGAAAACTTGCCATTTACAAACTTGCCCCAAGATTCATATTAAGACTCTGAAGGATTTCCTTGTTCTTCACAAAAAAACATTCACTGAAGACTTCACTCTTAATTGCAGCTTGCAGTTCAGAAATGTAGATgcaactgttggggtttttttccctgttataaCTCAGCAACCAAAAGCATACAGGAGTTATTTAAGACagtttattaaataaaagaagTTTATTATCTGAAGACTGTAGTTTTTCGGAGTGTTTTTAAAACTTGTGAAATCAAATGCTTCAGACTTGTGTTTGTTAGTGTATTTTGCAGATAGCAGGGTGTGCTACAGACAGTATTGTTTCCAGTGTGTCATTTAGAAAATGCCTACACCAGAAAAAGAAtatacaggtattttttttcctgtttggttatGTTCAGGACCACTAGGTGCCCGTAATTGTCACGTTGTGTGTTGTAGGGTGGTTTTATTCTTCAAATCAGATGCATGGTTTTAGCGGAAACTCATGTACAAATTATGATTCTCAGTTGAGTTTAGGAAAAATTCACTTAAAAAGTGCTTGTCTGCAATAAAGTAAGATGAAATGAAAGAAGTGGAAATGTAAAGTGATTTTGGTGCTGATGTATCTGATAGTACATCTGTACTTCAACTTGCGCTTGCTActtgcagaaaaaatatttccctttattAAATTATAGTGATAACTAAAACACATGCAGGGTTTAGGTCTGAAGTCAGAATGCTTTCTGATAGAGAATAGACAAGGTAGCTAAAAGGAGTAATAAATACTTGTATCTTTAAGAAACTGAAAGCTAAATGCATTTCTTAGTGTTTAGCTTAGCATCTGTTCTTGAtgttttcaaactttattttgtaGACTTACCCTCTTAAATCTCTCATAGTTCCAACAAATCACATTTGTAGGCTGAAATACTGGATGATGTATCTGAGTCTAAGGATGTAAGTTCTCTCTGGGTAGGCGATTCTTTTAAATTCTGAGCCTTTGACAGGgtgaaggaagaagggaggagcagaggcagggcagaCAGAAGTGTCTTCATAGCTTTCCTAGTCCTCTGCTTTATGGCTTTGCTTATAATCCCTTTTCACTTGGTGCTTTGTTTACAAAGAACAGCTGTCCATTAAAATGTATTGTTGATTGCTGTAAAAACTaggctttggtttttctttttttataatctgTTTAATACAATTCTTAAGCTTAATTCATGTGTGTAGTTTTGTGGAGGGTCAGGGTGCTGTCTGGAATTGCGGTGTGGCTAGAGAAAAAAAACTCTGCATTTAAAATTGTGCGCAGTATGTGTAATTCAATCACCTGTTTGTGGTAGATCACTGTACCATTTTAACTCAAATCCTATGAGCTTGAACATGTCTAAAAAGAGTTCAAAACAATAATAGAACTGGTTTTGGTTTAGATAATGTTGTATTAAGAAATGCCAAGTTGAAAGAAAAGTTGAGTGTTTTACCATTGGTGTAATGAAATGTGTCCCTTTGATTATGCTTGGAACTGCCATGTTggcaaagaatattttcttacCTGCGGTAGACTTAACGGGTGCTGCAGAGTAAAATAAACTTACGTAGTGCTATTAGCCAAAGCACTGGTAAAATGGTGCTTCACAGATCAGAAGCATCTTTCGAGATTTAATGATTGCCATGTTATTTagtcttagaagaaaacatgatAAGTGTTAAAGGATTTGTTGTTCTGCGGTTATTATTTGGGTAGGAAAAGAATTGGTTGACGTCTTCCTTTCTTGTAGATATTAACTAGGTGTGTGATGTCACAACTGCAGTACATGGAGATAGTGAATCTGAAGAATATTTTGAATTTGAAGAATGTTTTGGCTATTTCAATGTGCAGGACTGGTTTgaagtagaaaacaaaaatgatttTGTTCAGAAGAAAGGTACTACTGGTATTCAGGCAGGTGTAAGATTTCTGTTGGTAGTGGGCTTCAGAAcgtgaaaagaagaaaggaaaacaagaagtcCTGAACAAAGTTGGACTATTCATACCTCCTACCAGAACCAGCTAACACTACTGGTAGGATGATACTTTTCATTTGATATGTTGAAGTTTTGATGCAGGTGTAgctaaatctttatttttgtctCCTAATTTCATTTCCATTGTTTGGTTAAAGGATCTTTCCTAGTGTTTCAGCACAAACTAGACGAAACTAACTGCACTTTGTTTCCCCTCCACACCTGCTTTCCCTGGCAGTTGAACTGTAAAATAACTGGTTCATAGCTCATCCTTGTTTAAACAATTGAGTGATAGGGGAGGTTGTattttaagaactttaaataGGTTGAACATGATAGCTTAAATCATCTTCTTAAATTTCTAGCACAGGAAGTTTTAGATAACCTGAAGGATCGGTGGTACCAAGCTGACAACCCACCTCCTGATCTGTTGTTGAATGAAGAAGAATTCTTGTCTTTTCTTCATCCAGAGCATAGTAGAGGAATGCTGAAGTTCATGGTGAAAGAAATCATCCGAGATTTGGGTAtgccattttaaaacatgtttcttgGGAGTTGTTTACTTGCAAACCATTTTATTGAGTAGATGTTGTTAGGTCATTGCACTGTCACGGGTCAGTCTGAAATCCTGGCGCATCTTGTTTGCTCTATTCTACACATCTTCTAACATGATGAGTAAGAAAACCAAACTGTTAGCACAAATGCTGGCATCTCTATAGAGTTGTCTGTGCATCTCTCAAGACTAAATTTAGTCTCTGGTTGTTAAAAACCAGCACAACATTATACATTAGATATTCTGAGTACTTCATACAGAGATCAATTGTAGGGTCACTGTAGTAATAGTAGAAAAGATTTGATGAATagtaaaatattgtaaaatacatTGATGTGAATGTTCTGTGACGAGGGCATTAATTGCTTTGTACTTCCCCAGTACAGCAGCCATGTAAGCATTGTGACGTACAGTCATGAAAGTGGAAATAAATGGTTGAGGTTtctaagaaaactttttttaaaattcttaagtaTTGGCACACTTTTTCTATTAAGTCTATAGTGATGCATATTTAAAACTACTAGAacatttggatttaaaaaaaaaagaaactatgacTTTGTTAGTTGTTAGCTTAATAAATATGAAGAGTTTCCAGTGATATTCGAGTGTGTGACGCACAGAGATAAAACAAGTTCAGTACGCAGTCTTTTATGAGGGTTAATCTACCTGAATGCTAATACAAGGGAACACTGGATACAAGTGTtctaagacagacagaaagaagaatGTCTGTTGCAGTAGtttgctgaaaaaataaacatcaacaaaaaaaaaaaaaaaaaagctgagcttCCCACCTGGTATGTCCTTCAGGTccagaaaacttatttttgtttAGTATATTGATGAGCATATGTTTTTTTAGCCTTATAAAACATTGTGTGTGTACCATAATACAGAGAGGTTTTGGCTAACCAAAGATACAAATGGTAACTGTTCTTCACTACTGGAGTCAGGATTGTGGACTGCTGAAACCAGGCAGGCTGTACCAATGACATCTCTTGACATGAAggaatttctcatttttaattgtcattaagcaaatacttttcAGTTTCTATGTACTTCTATTGTAGATCAAGATGGAGATAAGAAACTTACGCTTTCAGAGTTCATTTCATTACCTGTTGGTACTGTAGAGAACCAGCAAGCTCAAGATATTGATGATGACTGGGTgaaagacagaaggaaggaaTTTGAGGAGGTCATTGATGCTAACCATGATGGTATTGTCACAATGGAAGAGCTGGAGGTAAGTCTTCCTCAAATAGTTAGTTCTAGTGTCTTTAAAACCAACAGTTGGTTTTTAAATACAGGATTTTAACTGCTTTAGAGAATATGAAGTGCAAAAATATTTGAATTGACAGTATGGTGTGTGTGTCTACTTTACAAAACTTTGGATTATAGTACTTGCAGATAGTGTTGTTATGTTTTTTTGTTAAAGAGGAGGGGGAGTTTTCCTAGCGTACCTGTTATTCAAAGGTAtgcttttagggtttttttgtcacaTAAGACACTTGTGTGGATATGGAGTGCATGAAAGCAAGTCACAGACTTCATTAGATGCAGTAGTTAATGGGACAATGAGTCATACTTTCAGTTGCAAAAGGAGTAAATGGCAACCtatatattcattaaaaaaaaaaaaaagaaaacaaacaaaaaaaaaccccgaaaaataacacaaatcaaaaaaaaccccaaggactAACAAACCCTGGGGCCCCAGTAGCCTAGAAAATAGCAGAGATATCTTGTCTTTCagagtgttttttcttctctaaaaaaaaaaaaatatatatatattattttcaaGCATGCATTCTAGTTTGTGGCCTTTTTGGACTTTGGTTTGCAGAAGTAAGGCTTTCTTCTAATAATTCCGTCTGCGGAAGAGTCTACCAAACAGCATGAAATATTTTGCACCCTATAGTTGTGGCAGTTTTGTGGCCAATGGAAGAGGCTTGTGGCTCgttctggcttttttttcatttctggatGTAGAAATGTATTTTGACTAGCAGAATTCAGACTGCATCATGGGCAGTGTGAAAGGAGAACCTCTGAAATAGTGGTTTTCTCCCTGAGACAGGATGAATAAAGTTCCTAACCTTGTTAGTATGCAAATATGTGAGATGAACAATAGTGATAGTATGGATAAACAGTTATATTGTGACATACACAATGTTAAtagcttttttctgagaattttcctttaaaaatacccATTTTATCTGTGAAGTCTGTGTATACACATAGATGCATGTACATGTATGTCACACGTCTTCTGCGAAGAAATTGAAGATAATCTTGAGTCTTCTACATCATGAACTAAAGTGCACTGCTTGAAAACTTTTAATCTATTTCAAGTTAGTTGAAAGAGCAAAAAGCTTTGTTTCTGAGACTTGTAACCTCTCTAATGTCTGCCTGGCGGCATAAAATGGAACAAGAAAGTTCTAAATTGAACACATTCTAAAAAGTTTATCCCCAGAAACAAGAAAATTTAAGTCATACAGATTGATAGTGAGCCACTTCTTAATTTTGAATTGATACTTCTTCACAAAACCCACCAGATTTGATAGTGAGTTTAGTTTGCAACCAAGATCTCAGAAATTTTTATTGTAGACACTAGCATAAGCTGAGAAAATCTGGATTTCTGTTAGAACAGCCAAGGAAGCAGTGAATGGAAAAATAGCTAGGAGATAGATGTAAGCCTGTTAAAAAGATGTGCTGACACCTTTTTCCATGACTTAACGTTGATTTTGGGATGGCTTATGTTGGTCTCATAATTGCTGAAGCTTATGTAGAGCTAAGGTTATAATTCTGATGTGTGGAAATGTGTGCTTAGTGATTGaaaattttcttatttgttttagGAATACATGGATCCTATGAATGAATACAATGCCCTAAATGAAGCAAAGCAAATGATAGCAGTAGCAGATGAAAATCAAAACCATCACTTAGAGCTGGAGGAGATCCTGAAATATAGTGAATACTTCACAGGCAGCAAGCTTATGGACTATGCACGTAATGTCCATGAGGAGTTCTGATCCTGCTCGCTTTTCCAGAGCTCTGAAGCACTTTcttgctttcaaaaagaaaaaaaggaaaaagaagtccaACCCCCAAACAGACAAAAAGTTACTTTGCTGCTATCTGTGTTACATGCCTACAGTGTGTTGTCCTAGACTTAAAACCTTCCGTCCACACATAAGATCTACAGCTCTGTTGCCTTCGGTATGAGGGGAAAAATAATGGGGCAGGTATTGGACTACATCTGTTTGCCCTGGTTTGTACGGTTAATCCAGCTGAAGTTTCAGCTGCTTTTGGCTAATCATATTTGGTTGAGGCTTCTTAAATATTTAACTCTTCTTGTTGCCCTCGTAGCTGCTGATCCATGGAAATCACAAATAACACTGAAGTATGTTGGCTTTTGTATAGGGGATTGTGGTTCAAATACATGTGTTCTGACCTCATGAGAATTTCCATACATAGACTGATGGGCTAATCTTCCAGTATTTTTCTCAATGCTTCTCAACCTACTTACGTATTGTTGAGAATTTAATACAAGTTCTCCCTCCATTGCTGACTACCTTTAGGAGCTGTGGGGAAGAACTTACTTTAAATGTTACAGAGAAACTTCTGcatctgctttaaaaagaatactGGTTATAGCGTGACAAGCTTTGCGTTTGCAACTGCACTGGTAATGTGAGAGACTTAAGATTGCTTATGTTTTCAAAAAATCAAATTTCATGGGGAAGGTTTCTTTGTGGACATAAAGATTTTGGACAGAGCAATGGGATTCACCTAGGTGTGTGATTACTGCTTAACTAAAACTCATTGTTAAAACTAGTGTAATTACTTGCCTCTGCAACTTAATGATGCCGATAAACTCATGAATGGTGAAGCTAGGGGAAATACAGGCTTTGCTTTTGAACTGCTTTTGCCAGAGCAACATGCAGTCAGCACCTGAGAAGCTTTTTAATCAGTCTGGTTTTGGGTAATCTCTGAAAGTGTCTTGCAACACAAGGGTCATATCCACTACTGTCTAaaatagaaaatttatttttactctggTTCCATCTTTACAGTAAAAACCCCTCTTTCTGAAGGGTTGCCTGAAAATCCAAGTGAGATGTTATATTTGATTAAATTTATTCTCTTAATATAATGTAAATATAAGTATTGCTGTCTGTTTCTGTCTCAGtattccctttctcttctttttttttttttgttcttgttaaatgGCTTGTATCAGAgtctttttatatacatatatcttttctcattaaatatttttctccatgcTTTGGAAATGTTGCTGTTCTTAGGTTTGTCAGTAAGTGGGGAAAAATTGAAATTCTTCAGAGGACAGAcaaattaaaatatgattttgAAAGAACGGTAAGAGAGGGATAAATCCAGTTGATAATCTCGTGTTAGAATGAGTTTAGAACGTCTGCCACTTTAGTCAGCCTCCACTCCCTTCCACCTCTGTACCAATGCCCCACATGTACATGGTTGCAGGGTGGTGAGATTTTAATATGGCTAGAATCTGGAGATGTTCAAAACAAAATTCCATGTCTGTAAAAATGGGGTGCTTAGCAGAAGTCATAGGTAAGGCTGGTTTAGATTGATTGGCAAAAGGtccaggttttgctttgctgttgttttaactAAGGCTTCATAAATATGCAATGACCTGCACTTTGAACTAACACAAAATTATACAAGTAAACATACAGTTTTGCAATGTGGTTGTTCGCAATCTAGTTAAGACAAAAGTTTTAGCAATATTAGTTGATAATCCAGCCTCCTTTTTTGTATTATGCTCTAGTTGTTTGCGCAGTTCAATTACTTGGATACAATTTGAGTGGACAAGTTCTATCTTGTCACACCTGATGCTAGGAAGGCAAGTGCTAGTTTGCAGAGGAATTCTTGAGCAGCTGAAATACGATGATGTAATTTGGAACTTTGTCTGTCAGTAGAGGCAAAAATTATGCATATGCAGTCTTAGTTTAATCTTCTGATAATGTGAGCATGGAATCCCTTGAAAAATACAAGGTAACACAGTATTTAGCTAGCAActgcaaaaatgtttaaatatgtaCTGTTGTTGCAGTATTTGCCACACACCTGATAAATCTGAAACTTGACGAACAACTGTGAAAAATTCGTTTTAATGTGTGCATGGAGTTCTGCAccttaatgtgttttgtttttctctgccagAAATCAGGATCACATGTTAACTAACAGCTATAAGGATAGAGTGGACTGCACGGTGAGATTTGGAGGTACATGAGATTATTCCTGTCTTGGAATTTTGGAAGTTCAAACTATTCTAGTTTGtccatagacttttttttttaattctgtaagtaTTTTATATGCACTCAGTCTTTCTCAGATTCTTGTAGGTCCTTTCCCATAGGTGAACCCTTACTTGCCTGTAATCCCTAAGGAATCTAGTGACTTCTTTAAAACCTTTCATCAAGCACTAGTTAGgagttctgtgttcagttttggtgtggtttttttcatgtacaCAAGCAATCTGCCTACTGTTAATAGGACTTGGTATCTGAGTGCTACTGTCTCATGAACATGTTTCATTTTTCCAGATTTCAAAAGCTTGTATAGAATATCTAGGATAAGCATCTGTAGTAAAAAATGATACATGTatattaaataaaagcagacagGTTCTTATTTCTGACCCATAGCATGGCTCAACTCACCACTCTGAAGCTCTCTTCTCCTAAAAGAACCAGAGTAGCTGACTCTAGGCTGTTTTTTGGTAGCAGCCTGTGACATATGATCCCCATGGCAGTGCCAAGCAGCATTTGGGAGAGGTTAATTTGCATGAGTGAAAATCCAGCCGAAAAGTGTGCTAGTTGTGAAATGCTATGGGGTAATCACTGTGTTCTCTCcgttttattttcttgcataatATGGCCATATAAAGGAATCTGGCAATATCAAGCCTGGTAACACTTAAGGATGCCATACATAAAAGCTGAATTCTCAAGATGGTATGTGGCTAACTGCTTTTATTAAATGAGCATTTAATTTGTATTAAAGTATCCTTATCAAAAATATCAATGCTTCATCATGACTGCTCTAGTATTTTGGGAGTTTTCAGTTTAAATGTATATAGCAGAATTTTAACCTTATCTTGTTTGTGAACATCATAGGAGTTGGCATTTTCAGTTTCTTACTGAATAATAATTGACTTACTGAATAGGTAAAGTCTGCTACTGTTTCTGAAGGAgaattggggaagaaaaaaatctggttagATACTGCTGAGGGAATGACTGAGTCATGAGGTATAAAGCCACTTAAATGGCACTGTGTGATACAGTGGGAAGAGATTTGGGTATTTCCTGCATGCAGGTA from Accipiter gentilis chromosome 1, bAccGen1.1, whole genome shotgun sequence includes these protein-coding regions:
- the SDF4 gene encoding 45 kDa calcium-binding protein, with product MMSRQAFLCSLGSLYLSLLFVFLLMDVYARPANNSALKEKPADSKDENEILPPDHLNGVKMEMDGHLNKEFHQEVFLGKEMEEFEEDSEPRKNRKKLMVIFSKVDINNDKKIGAKEMQRWIMEKTDEHFQEAVEENKMHFRAVDPDGDGHVSWDEYKIKFLASKGFNEKEIAEKIRNNEELKIDEETQEVLDNLKDRWYQADNPPPDLLLNEEEFLSFLHPEHSRGMLKFMVKEIIRDLDQDGDKKLTLSEFISLPVGTVENQQAQDIDDDWVKDRRKEFEEVIDANHDGIVTMEELEEYMDPMNEYNALNEAKQMIAVADENQNHHLELEEILKYSEYFTGSKLMDYARNVHEEF